From a single Nostoc edaphicum CCNP1411 genomic region:
- a CDS encoding DUF4336 domain-containing protein produces the protein MADDEYIVNTQQIYPKDFSWGLWPVVPLYPYGRRQTIRKEVLKDTIWNFDQIQGIFYVVVPIRMTVVKLETGGLLVYAPVAPTPECIRLVNELVAEHGNVKYIILPTISGIEHKVFVGPFARYFPTAQVFVAPHQWSFPLNLPLSWLGLPSKRTQVLPEDSSKTPFADEFDYAILGPIDLGPGRFAEVAFFHKRSHTLLVTDSVLSIPEDPPAIVLLDPYPLLFHAKDHASDIVADIQENRRKGWQRICLFALYFQPRALDIPQWSQVLQDALKAPQRSKKAYFGLYPFKWQSDWQRSFYALQGNGRLFVAPILQTLILNRAPKETIDWAEKVARWDFQWIIPCHFDSPIKAEPHQFRQAFSFLEKQPAVSGGLFSSSSYPLPEEDFKALKEIDAGLNKFGIVPAPKEKV, from the coding sequence ACTTTTCCTGGGGATTATGGCCTGTTGTGCCACTCTACCCTTATGGTAGACGGCAAACAATTCGTAAAGAGGTGCTTAAGGATACAATCTGGAATTTTGACCAGATTCAGGGCATTTTCTACGTAGTTGTGCCGATTCGTATGACTGTGGTTAAGCTGGAAACTGGGGGTCTTTTGGTCTACGCGCCTGTTGCACCAACCCCAGAGTGCATCCGGCTTGTGAATGAATTGGTGGCAGAACATGGCAATGTTAAGTACATCATCCTACCAACTATCTCTGGTATAGAACACAAAGTTTTCGTCGGCCCCTTCGCCAGATACTTTCCGACTGCACAGGTGTTTGTGGCTCCCCATCAGTGGAGTTTCCCGCTAAATCTCCCCCTTAGTTGGCTTGGCTTACCCTCAAAACGAACTCAAGTACTCCCAGAAGATAGTAGCAAAACCCCCTTTGCTGATGAGTTTGATTACGCAATTCTGGGCCCCATCGACCTTGGCCCTGGTAGGTTTGCGGAAGTTGCTTTTTTCCACAAGCGATCGCATACTCTTTTAGTCACTGATTCTGTACTTTCGATCCCAGAAGATCCACCTGCGATCGTTCTATTAGATCCATATCCTTTGTTATTCCATGCCAAGGATCATGCTTCTGATATTGTTGCAGACATTCAGGAAAATCGCCGTAAGGGTTGGCAGCGCATCTGTTTGTTTGCTTTGTATTTTCAACCAAGGGCACTAGATATACCCCAATGGAGTCAGGTGTTGCAAGATGCCTTGAAAGCACCACAACGCTCAAAGAAAGCTTATTTTGGATTGTATCCCTTTAAATGGCAGTCAGATTGGCAGCGATCGTTTTATGCTCTGCAAGGGAATGGGCGTTTGTTTGTCGCACCAATTTTACAAACGCTAATTCTCAACCGCGCACCAAAAGAAACCATCGACTGGGCTGAAAAAGTTGCTCGTTGGGATTTCCAGTGGATAATTCCCTGCCACTTTGATTCACCGATTAAAGCCGAACCGCATCAGTTTCGTCAAGCTTTCTCTTTTTTGGAAAAGCAGCCTGCTGTCAGTGGGGGTTTATTCAGCAGTAGCAGCTATCCTTTACCAGAGGAGGATTTTAAAGCACTTAAGGAAATCGATGCAGGTTTAAATAAGTTTGGCATTGTGCCAGCACCAAAGGAGAAAGTGTAG
- a CDS encoding Panacea domain-containing protein has protein sequence MIDCLNAARYFIARAYEDSIEAEMTNMKVQKLLYYSQSLHLALYDEPLFEEEIQAWRYGPVCPPAYRFYSEFEAKQLPIPTQEFLLQIPNDKKQLLEEIWEYFGSYHAYLLSDMTHFEFPWKKARKGLPPEARSTEPILLEDLKALGYQKLDLIERDNPVYKHVMSETLQDAFTSESSTRIRKGEVRDWLNSLLD, from the coding sequence ATGATCGATTGTCTCAATGCAGCTCGCTATTTTATCGCGAGAGCTTATGAGGACAGTATAGAAGCAGAAATGACCAATATGAAGGTTCAAAAGCTTCTGTATTACTCACAAAGCTTACATTTAGCCCTGTACGATGAGCCATTGTTTGAAGAAGAAATCCAAGCATGGCGATATGGCCCTGTGTGTCCTCCGGCTTACAGGTTTTACAGTGAATTTGAAGCTAAACAATTACCTATCCCTACTCAAGAGTTCTTGTTACAGATTCCTAATGATAAGAAACAACTTCTAGAAGAAATTTGGGAATATTTCGGTAGCTACCATGCCTATCTACTTAGTGATATGACCCATTTTGAGTTTCCTTGGAAGAAAGCTCGCAAAGGGCTGCCACCTGAAGCTAGATCAACTGAGCCGATTCTTCTTGAGGATTTGAAAGCGTTAGGCTATCAGAAGCTAGACCTGATAGAGCGTGACAACCCTGTGTATAAACATGTAATGTCCGAAACTTTGCAGGACGCTTTTACTTCGGAATCATCAACTCGTATTCGCAAAGGAGAAGTGCGTGACTGGCTCAACTCCCTTCTCGATTGA